The following coding sequences are from one Achromobacter sp. B7 window:
- a CDS encoding 2-keto-3-deoxygluconate permease yields the protein MLVPLILGSLIGTFAPDALAIGGFTTALFKNSALPLIALLIFATGTQVNARTGGPILATAGTILLMKTLVPATLIIILGSYVGLDGVLGVSILALLAAFDNSNGGLWLAYTGQYGDARDRGAYVASAVNDGPFFSLLFLGASGLADIPMIALVAALVPFLLGVVVGNLDPKWRDVLKPVPNIVIPFFAFALGTGINLGAVVSGGISGLILGLIISPITGGLVYLGYRLILRRGGKSGLGFAAGTTAGNAIATPAVVAAADPNFQQYVSTATAQVAACVLISSILAPILASYFLKRAGELKSEDADASRATPTLGEARGEAL from the coding sequence ATGCTTGTGCCGCTCATCCTGGGTTCCCTGATCGGCACCTTTGCCCCTGATGCGCTGGCCATCGGCGGCTTCACCACCGCCCTCTTCAAGAACAGCGCCCTGCCGCTGATCGCCCTGCTGATCTTCGCGACCGGCACGCAGGTCAACGCCCGCACCGGCGGCCCCATCCTGGCCACGGCCGGCACCATCCTGCTGATGAAGACGCTGGTGCCCGCCACGCTCATCATCATCCTGGGCAGCTACGTCGGCCTGGACGGCGTGCTGGGCGTGTCGATCCTGGCCTTGCTGGCCGCGTTCGACAACAGCAACGGCGGCCTGTGGCTGGCCTACACCGGCCAGTACGGCGATGCGCGCGACCGTGGCGCCTACGTTGCCAGCGCCGTCAATGACGGCCCCTTCTTCAGCCTGCTGTTCCTGGGCGCCTCGGGCCTGGCCGACATTCCCATGATTGCCCTGGTGGCGGCGCTGGTGCCGTTCCTGCTGGGTGTCGTGGTCGGCAACCTGGACCCGAAGTGGCGCGACGTGCTCAAGCCCGTGCCCAACATCGTCATCCCGTTCTTCGCCTTTGCGCTGGGCACCGGCATCAACCTGGGCGCGGTCGTCAGCGGCGGCATCAGCGGCCTGATCCTGGGCCTGATCATCAGCCCGATTACCGGCGGCCTGGTCTACCTGGGCTACCGCTTGATCCTGCGCCGTGGCGGCAAGAGCGGCCTGGGCTTTGCCGCCGGCACCACCGCCGGCAACGCCATCGCCACGCCCGCCGTGGTGGCCGCCGCCGATCCCAACTTCCAGCAATACGTGTCCACTGCCACCGCGCAAGTGGCCGCCTGCGTGCTGATCAGTTCCATCCTGGCTCCGATCCTGGCGTCGTACTTCCTGAAGCGCGCCGGTGAACTAAAGTCCGAGGACGCGGACGCAAGCCGCGCCACGCCGACGTTGGGCGAGGCGCGCGGAGAGGCGCTTTGA
- the dtnK gene encoding D-threonate kinase, whose amino-acid sequence MTPTIAIVADDLTGSGDTAVQFVRAGWSTHLSIGGAEEALSGPATAGVEVLAVTTNSRALPAAEAARVIDQNVRQLRAAGVSRLYKKVDSTLRGAFQAEIDAARLAWGPDTVAVICPAFPATGRTVEQGVLRVNGKPVTETSAATDPVTPVTESHIPTLLGCAHVAVQDGDTPEALAARIREAGHTVVVDAATDADLERLARAIGLLGEHALPVGAGGLAVPLARVWAGADQTAPVVVVVTSQHSAARAQAAALKASGADTWTPSLQQLADDAAWQAWTQPLLQAHAKAPADAGTVLLLAPEGQLDGLDSEKVAERLGSLAAQLITASRAAGVVATGGDGARSVLVALAARGIALVDEVMGGVPLGTLTGGMAAGLPVVTKAGGFGTEDVLVRAVRAIRDRRFKR is encoded by the coding sequence TTGACCCCCACCATCGCCATCGTTGCCGATGACCTGACCGGCTCGGGCGACACCGCCGTGCAGTTCGTGCGCGCCGGCTGGAGCACGCACCTGTCCATCGGCGGCGCCGAGGAAGCGCTGTCCGGCCCGGCCACGGCCGGCGTCGAAGTGCTGGCGGTCACGACCAACAGCCGCGCCCTGCCCGCCGCCGAGGCCGCCCGCGTCATCGACCAGAACGTGCGCCAGCTGCGCGCGGCCGGCGTGTCGCGCCTGTACAAGAAGGTGGACTCCACCTTGCGCGGCGCCTTCCAGGCCGAGATCGACGCGGCCCGCCTGGCCTGGGGCCCGGACACGGTGGCGGTGATCTGCCCCGCCTTTCCCGCCACCGGCCGCACCGTTGAACAAGGCGTGCTGAGGGTGAACGGCAAGCCCGTCACGGAAACGTCCGCCGCGACGGACCCGGTCACGCCCGTCACCGAAAGCCATATCCCCACGTTGCTGGGTTGCGCCCACGTCGCGGTGCAAGACGGCGACACGCCGGAAGCGCTGGCCGCGCGCATTCGCGAAGCGGGCCACACCGTGGTGGTGGATGCCGCCACGGACGCCGACCTGGAGCGCCTGGCGCGCGCCATCGGCTTGCTGGGCGAACACGCCCTGCCCGTGGGCGCGGGCGGCCTGGCCGTGCCGCTGGCTCGCGTGTGGGCCGGTGCGGACCAGACGGCGCCCGTCGTCGTCGTGGTCACGTCGCAGCACAGCGCCGCACGCGCGCAAGCCGCTGCACTGAAGGCGTCGGGCGCCGACACCTGGACGCCCTCGCTGCAACAACTGGCCGACGACGCCGCCTGGCAGGCCTGGACGCAGCCGCTGTTGCAGGCCCACGCCAAGGCGCCGGCCGACGCCGGCACCGTACTGCTGCTGGCGCCCGAAGGGCAGCTGGACGGCCTGGATTCCGAGAAAGTCGCCGAACGGCTGGGCAGCCTGGCGGCGCAATTGATCACGGCATCCCGCGCGGCGGGCGTGGTCGCCACGGGTGGCGACGGCGCGCGCAGCGTGCTGGTGGCGCTGGCCGCGCGCGGCATCGCGCTGGTGGATGAAGTCATGGGCGGCGTGCCTCTTGGCACGCTGACCGGGGGCATGGCCGCGGGCCTGCCCGTGGTGACCAAGGCCGGCGGCTTTGGCACCGAAGACGTACTGGTTCGCGCCGTGCGCGCGATCCGCGACAGGAGATTCAAGCGATGA
- the pdxA gene encoding 4-hydroxythreonine-4-phosphate dehydrogenase PdxA gives MTQPQSNKLPLLAVTLGDVAGIGPEITAKMLMGHDELRQKARLLVVGDVDVMVNAVRGLGGDPAIVRKLDRAADCTNAPGTIEVLQAGPSLAHVKLGEISADAGDGSVRFVTTACALARAGEVDGIVTAPLNKAAMHAAGHKWPGHTELLAHEFGVKTFSLVLSAGDLYIFHATTHVSLRQAIDDLTPTRMRAVLRLAGSFAKALGRGDQPVAVSGLNPHAGENGIFGSEDADILAPAVAEANAAGILAAGPIPADALFPQAVRGKWQFVIACYHDQGHAPFKAVYGDDGVNITVGLPVVRVSVDHGTAFDIAGKGIAREDSLILAAERAAHLAPGWTHVWETARAQTGG, from the coding sequence ATGACACAACCTCAATCAAACAAGCTGCCGCTGTTGGCCGTCACCCTGGGCGACGTGGCCGGCATCGGGCCGGAAATCACGGCCAAGATGCTGATGGGCCATGACGAACTGCGCCAAAAGGCCCGCCTGCTGGTGGTGGGCGATGTGGACGTGATGGTCAACGCGGTGCGCGGCCTGGGCGGCGACCCCGCCATCGTGCGCAAGCTGGACCGCGCGGCCGACTGTACCAATGCCCCCGGCACCATCGAAGTGCTGCAAGCCGGCCCGTCGCTGGCCCACGTCAAGTTGGGCGAAATCAGCGCCGACGCGGGCGACGGTTCGGTGCGTTTCGTGACCACGGCCTGCGCCCTGGCGCGCGCCGGCGAAGTCGACGGCATCGTCACCGCGCCGCTGAACAAGGCCGCGATGCACGCCGCCGGCCACAAGTGGCCCGGCCACACCGAACTGCTGGCGCACGAGTTCGGCGTCAAGACGTTCTCGCTGGTGCTGTCGGCCGGCGACCTCTACATTTTCCACGCCACCACGCACGTATCGCTGCGCCAGGCCATCGACGATCTGACGCCCACGCGCATGCGCGCCGTGCTGCGTCTGGCGGGCTCGTTCGCCAAGGCGCTGGGCCGTGGCGACCAGCCGGTGGCCGTGTCGGGCCTGAACCCGCACGCCGGTGAAAACGGCATCTTCGGCAGCGAAGACGCCGACATCCTGGCCCCGGCCGTGGCCGAAGCCAACGCGGCCGGCATCCTGGCCGCCGGCCCGATCCCCGCCGACGCCCTGTTCCCGCAAGCCGTTCGCGGCAAGTGGCAGTTCGTGATTGCCTGCTATCACGACCAAGGGCACGCGCCGTTCAAGGCCGTGTATGGCGATGACGGCGTCAACATCACCGTCGGCCTGCCCGTCGTGCGCGTGTCCGTGGACCACGGCACCGCGTTCGACATCGCCGGCAAGGGCATCGCGCGCGAAGACAGCCTGATCCTGGCCGCCGAGCGCGCCGCGCACCTGGCCCCGGGCTGGACGCATGTATGGGAAACTGCGCGGGCACAAACCGGAGGTTGA